In Archangium violaceum, the following are encoded in one genomic region:
- a CDS encoding DHH family phosphoesterase — protein sequence MNVQVLFHDSCFDGAASAAVFTRFYRERVRPDATFTYRGLSHQAGGAPIDAAVFSGDENVIVDFRYSQDPRLTWWFDHHVSAFQQPGDEAHFRADTSGHKFHDAHRKSCTCYLADVARERFGWDPSPMAELLHWAEIIDGALFPNPEMAVALEEPALRIMTVLEANKDPALIPQVIARMQTESLASIAASPLIAGPLAPLLERHRGHIDLVRSKARYDKGVVSFDLADEGVDSLNKFIAYALYPEARYTLWVGQGPSRAKVSLGSNPWRPQERRHDLAAIASRYGGGGHPVVSAISFKAGDIARARSAYLEILSELSG from the coding sequence ATGAACGTCCAGGTTCTCTTCCACGACAGCTGCTTCGACGGGGCCGCGAGTGCGGCGGTCTTCACCCGCTTCTACCGGGAGCGCGTCCGGCCGGATGCCACCTTCACCTACCGGGGGCTGTCGCATCAGGCGGGAGGCGCGCCCATCGACGCGGCCGTCTTCTCCGGGGACGAGAACGTCATCGTCGACTTCCGCTACAGCCAGGATCCGCGGCTCACCTGGTGGTTCGACCACCACGTCTCCGCCTTCCAGCAGCCGGGGGACGAGGCCCATTTCCGTGCCGACACCAGTGGGCACAAGTTCCACGACGCCCACCGCAAGAGCTGCACCTGCTACCTGGCGGACGTGGCGCGTGAGCGCTTCGGGTGGGACCCGTCGCCCATGGCCGAGCTCCTCCACTGGGCGGAGATCATCGACGGCGCGCTCTTCCCCAACCCGGAAATGGCCGTGGCGCTGGAGGAGCCGGCCCTGCGCATCATGACGGTGCTCGAGGCCAACAAGGACCCAGCCCTCATCCCCCAGGTCATCGCGCGGATGCAGACCGAGTCGCTGGCGTCCATCGCCGCCTCGCCGCTGATCGCCGGGCCGCTCGCGCCGCTGCTCGAGCGCCACCGGGGCCACATCGACCTGGTGCGCTCCAAGGCCCGGTACGACAAGGGCGTCGTCTCCTTCGACCTCGCGGACGAGGGCGTCGACAGCCTCAACAAGTTCATCGCCTACGCCCTCTACCCCGAGGCCCGCTACACCCTCTGGGTGGGACAGGGGCCCTCGCGCGCCAAGGTGTCGCTCGGCTCCAACCCGTGGCGCCCCCAGGAGCGGCGGCATGACCTGGCCGCCATCGCCTCGCGCTACGGCGGCGGCGGTCACCCCGTGGTGTCCGCCATCAGCTTCAAGGCCGGCGACATCGCCCGGGCCCGCTCCGCCTACCTGGAGATTCTGTCCGAGCTGTCCGGTTAA
- a CDS encoding tRNA threonylcarbamoyladenosine dehydratase, with translation MNPQPTPPENVPATAGTPAPSEARPFKLHRRFDRTGRLLGDSAMERLSNARVVVFGLGGVGSYAAEGLVRSGIGHLTLVDFDTVCVTNANRQLHATAKTVGKPKAELMAQRCKDINPDANIEGLREFYRDELADQLLAPGSYDYVVDAIDNVKAKLHLLHRCVSLGIPVVSSMGAAGRLDPTSIRVEDLCETHMDPFAKDIRKLLKRKYGVPTERPTGITAVYSIEARRDPVSLRYDSDDGFMCVCPNENDFHSCERRTQIDGSVAFVTSVFGMNAAGVVVRRLSLGR, from the coding sequence ATGAATCCGCAGCCCACTCCCCCAGAGAACGTCCCCGCCACCGCTGGCACCCCCGCCCCCTCGGAGGCCAGGCCCTTCAAGCTGCACCGGCGCTTCGACCGCACCGGACGCCTGCTCGGTGATTCGGCGATGGAGCGGCTGTCCAACGCCCGCGTGGTGGTGTTCGGCCTGGGCGGCGTGGGCAGCTATGCCGCCGAGGGCCTCGTGCGCAGCGGCATCGGGCACCTGACGCTGGTGGACTTCGACACCGTGTGCGTGACCAACGCCAACCGGCAGCTCCACGCCACCGCGAAGACGGTGGGCAAGCCCAAGGCGGAGCTGATGGCGCAGCGCTGCAAGGACATCAACCCCGACGCCAACATCGAGGGCCTGCGCGAGTTCTACCGTGACGAGCTGGCCGATCAGCTCCTCGCCCCGGGCAGCTATGACTACGTGGTGGACGCCATCGACAACGTGAAGGCGAAGCTGCACCTGCTCCACCGCTGCGTCAGCCTGGGCATCCCCGTGGTGAGCTCCATGGGCGCGGCGGGCCGGTTGGACCCGACGTCCATCCGCGTGGAGGACCTGTGCGAGACGCACATGGACCCCTTCGCCAAGGACATCCGCAAGCTGCTCAAGCGCAAGTACGGCGTGCCCACCGAGCGGCCCACGGGCATCACCGCCGTGTACTCCATCGAGGCGCGGAGGGATCCGGTCTCCCTGCGCTACGACTCGGACGACGGCTTCATGTGCGTGTGCCCCAACGAGAATGACTTCCACTCGTGCGAGCGCCGCACGCAGATCGACGGCAGCGTGGCCTTCGTCACCTCCGTGTTCGGCATGAACGCGGCGGGTGTCGTGGTGCGTCGCCTGTCGCTGGGGCGTTGA
- the mutY gene encoding A/G-specific adenine glycosylase has product MSPQRKRKEPASAPLVEPGRRASLRSRLLEWYDRQKRDLPWRRTRDPYAIWLSEVMLQQTQVSTVIPYWERFLQRFPTVESLAAAPLPDVLAAWRGLGYYSRARNLHLAAQEVVARFGGKLPSTAAELLTLPGFGRYTSGAVASIAFGEPAPLVDGNVARVLSRIFEVEGAPGDRVREARLWALATELVHGERPGDFNQALMEHGATVCRPESPLCLLCPVREECLAYRHGRVDELPPARVRAAPKRMTLAVAVWAHQGRLLLARRAEKGLFGGLWELPAAEVEDDMPDTGSAAKLAEALGVDLEVGEHLGTVRRQLTHRALSLRLLRVTGPARPSHAPAFRELRWCTPDEAASLGMSTAMHKALEAAVTAGALEG; this is encoded by the coding sequence ATGAGCCCCCAGCGCAAGCGCAAGGAGCCCGCCTCCGCGCCCCTCGTCGAGCCCGGACGCCGCGCGTCCCTGCGCTCCCGGCTGCTCGAGTGGTACGACCGGCAGAAGCGGGACCTGCCCTGGCGCCGCACGCGCGACCCGTACGCCATCTGGCTCAGCGAGGTGATGCTGCAGCAGACGCAGGTGTCCACGGTGATTCCGTACTGGGAGCGCTTCCTCCAGCGCTTCCCCACGGTGGAGTCCCTCGCCGCCGCGCCATTGCCGGACGTGCTCGCCGCGTGGCGGGGGCTCGGCTACTACTCGCGCGCGCGCAACCTGCACCTCGCCGCCCAGGAAGTGGTGGCCCGCTTCGGCGGCAAGCTGCCCTCCACCGCCGCCGAGCTGCTCACCCTCCCCGGCTTCGGCCGCTACACCTCGGGCGCCGTGGCCTCCATCGCCTTCGGCGAGCCCGCGCCGCTGGTGGATGGCAACGTGGCCCGCGTCCTCTCCCGCATCTTCGAGGTGGAGGGCGCTCCCGGCGACCGCGTCCGCGAGGCCCGGCTGTGGGCGCTCGCCACGGAGCTCGTCCACGGCGAGCGGCCCGGAGACTTCAACCAGGCCCTCATGGAGCACGGCGCCACCGTGTGCCGCCCGGAGAGCCCCCTGTGCCTGCTGTGCCCCGTGCGCGAGGAGTGCCTCGCGTACCGCCACGGCCGCGTGGACGAATTGCCTCCCGCCCGGGTGCGCGCCGCGCCCAAGCGGATGACCCTCGCTGTGGCCGTCTGGGCCCACCAGGGCCGGCTGTTGCTCGCGCGGCGCGCGGAGAAGGGCCTCTTCGGTGGCCTCTGGGAGCTGCCCGCCGCCGAGGTGGAGGACGACATGCCCGACACCGGCTCCGCCGCGAAGCTCGCCGAGGCGCTCGGCGTGGACCTCGAGGTAGGAGAGCACCTCGGCACCGTGCGCCGGCAGCTCACCCACCGTGCGCTCTCACTCCGCCTGCTGCGCGTGACGGGGCCGGCGCGCCCCTCCCATGCGCCCGCCTTCCGTGAGCTGCGCTGGTGCACGCCCGACGAGGCCGCCTCGCTCGGAATGAGCACCGCCATGCACAAGGCCCTCGAGGCCGCCGTCACCGCGGGCGCCCTCGAGGGCTGA
- a CDS encoding DUF4397 domain-containing protein, producing MRRALGVWVLMMGLCLVGGAGCDDNPPGEPTVDAGQGGNPDAGNPDAGNPDAGNPDAGNIGGDAGTALAHVRFVNAFLGLKDNPSDSEDAPWKPFKVNVYQGGTKLFSASVEAGDEAVTDYVEVPAGTSFRFEVRDTEAPASASPVAISEVLSLAENAHVTLVGVGFLHASGDDRFDKPRLLVLKDEEFAAADKDSVRLRFVTAGRAVTSDQTRRLAVDGQSPFVTLAPFSADSAQGASLPKSVQRLVVSAPPPDRYVPSQGGRLSFSLPSQALASAGSWFAILTGDDRRPLPDEGEAALLLIPAGKRDFLRLKRDPLLYFLHAVMPDVDGNDPVPLQVLNGDRKVAAEIYYGYDPTIGELPVTATGHSLKVTLDGDDGTVVLDAAPTGPLEAGRRYLVVMNGKQGQTGALAPRLTVIPEGFPADAMDARVRFVDVSMNAPAQGVDFGYFDVASDGSRGNTFTSVVQGAKYAAIAGPATGVPFNAPLSRDGSNNAFMYYGIRDAAAGPAKALKGGVVARPHLVVLLGDWNQGTVEMRALNLRNNWWVSLSAPGVFE from the coding sequence ATGAGACGTGCGTTGGGTGTATGGGTATTGATGATGGGGCTGTGCCTGGTGGGTGGCGCCGGGTGTGACGACAATCCGCCGGGCGAGCCCACGGTGGACGCGGGTCAGGGTGGCAATCCAGACGCTGGCAATCCTGATGCGGGCAATCCGGACGCCGGAAATCCAGACGCCGGCAATATCGGTGGGGATGCGGGGACTGCCTTGGCCCACGTGCGCTTCGTCAACGCCTTCCTCGGGTTGAAGGACAATCCCAGTGACAGCGAGGACGCGCCGTGGAAGCCCTTCAAGGTCAATGTGTACCAGGGGGGAACGAAGCTGTTCTCCGCGTCGGTGGAAGCGGGTGATGAGGCCGTGACCGACTACGTCGAGGTGCCCGCGGGCACGAGCTTCAGGTTCGAGGTGCGCGATACGGAGGCTCCCGCCTCGGCTTCGCCCGTGGCCATCTCGGAGGTGCTCTCCCTCGCCGAGAACGCCCATGTCACGCTGGTGGGCGTCGGATTCCTTCATGCCTCGGGCGACGATCGTTTCGACAAGCCCAGGCTCCTGGTGCTGAAGGATGAGGAGTTCGCCGCCGCGGACAAGGACTCGGTCCGGCTGCGCTTCGTCACCGCGGGCCGGGCGGTCACCTCGGATCAGACGCGCCGGCTCGCGGTGGACGGGCAGTCCCCTTTCGTCACCCTCGCTCCCTTCTCCGCCGACTCGGCCCAGGGCGCCTCCCTGCCGAAGTCCGTGCAGCGGCTGGTGGTCTCCGCGCCCCCGCCGGATCGTTACGTGCCCTCGCAGGGCGGCAGGCTGTCCTTCTCCCTCCCGAGCCAGGCCCTGGCCTCGGCGGGCTCCTGGTTCGCCATCCTGACGGGTGATGACCGGCGCCCCCTCCCCGACGAGGGCGAGGCCGCGCTGCTGCTCATTCCCGCAGGCAAGCGCGACTTCCTCCGGCTGAAGAGGGATCCGCTCCTCTACTTCCTCCACGCCGTCATGCCCGATGTCGACGGGAACGACCCCGTGCCCCTGCAGGTGCTCAACGGCGATCGCAAGGTCGCGGCGGAGATCTACTACGGGTACGACCCGACCATCGGCGAGCTACCGGTCACCGCCACGGGCCACTCGTTGAAGGTGACCCTGGATGGCGATGACGGCACGGTGGTGCTGGACGCCGCCCCCACCGGGCCGCTCGAGGCCGGGCGCCGCTACCTGGTGGTGATGAACGGCAAGCAGGGCCAGACGGGTGCCCTGGCGCCCCGGCTGACCGTCATCCCGGAAGGCTTCCCGGCGGACGCGATGGACGCCCGGGTGCGGTTCGTCGATGTCTCCATGAATGCTCCCGCGCAGGGTGTCGACTTCGGCTACTTCGACGTCGCCAGCGACGGCTCCAGGGGGAACACGTTCACGAGCGTCGTCCAGGGGGCGAAGTACGCGGCGATCGCCGGCCCCGCCACGGGTGTCCCCTTCAACGCGCCGCTCAGCCGCGACGGGTCCAACAACGCCTTCATGTACTACGGCATCCGGGACGCGGCGGCCGGTCCGGCGAAGGCGTTGAAGGGCGGCGTGGTGGCCCGGCCGCACCTCGTCGTGCTGCTGGGGGACTGGAACCAGGGGACGGTGGAGATGCGGGCCCTCAACCTGCGCAACAACTGGTGGGTCAGCCTGTCGGCGCCGGGGGTGTTCGAGTAG
- a CDS encoding SDR family oxidoreductase, with amino-acid sequence MATRDFQEKVVLITGASSGIGRAAAKAYAAQGAHIVLAARRESQLLDAAREVEALGVRALPVRCDITREEDVVRLVRETEAAFGGLDILVNNAGLGLYGPVEGFSEEQLRQVFEINFFGLVRVTRAALPLLRKRAPGSQVVNVSSVLGHRGLPLLGGYGASKAAVNLLTESLRAELSTEGISVLLVSPGLTETEFRDARLNAEGWKQDAIPLNAMSSEAVAAAMVRASRRKRRETVLTLPGRVMVLANRWMPGLFDRVARRIANPAKTP; translated from the coding sequence ATGGCGACCAGAGACTTCCAGGAGAAGGTGGTGCTCATCACCGGTGCCTCCAGCGGCATCGGCCGCGCGGCGGCGAAGGCCTACGCCGCCCAGGGGGCCCACATCGTGCTCGCCGCCCGCCGGGAGTCCCAGTTGCTGGACGCCGCGCGCGAGGTGGAAGCACTCGGCGTGCGGGCACTCCCCGTGCGCTGCGACATCACCCGCGAGGAGGACGTGGTCCGTCTCGTGCGCGAGACGGAGGCCGCGTTCGGCGGGCTGGACATCCTCGTCAACAACGCGGGGCTCGGCCTCTACGGCCCCGTCGAGGGCTTCAGCGAGGAGCAGCTCCGCCAGGTGTTCGAGATCAACTTCTTCGGACTGGTGCGCGTCACCCGCGCCGCCCTGCCCCTGCTGCGCAAGCGCGCCCCGGGCTCGCAGGTGGTCAACGTCAGCTCCGTGCTGGGCCACCGGGGCCTGCCGCTGCTCGGCGGTTACGGCGCCTCCAAGGCCGCGGTGAACCTCCTCACCGAGTCCCTGCGCGCCGAGCTCTCCACCGAGGGCATCTCCGTGCTGCTCGTGTCCCCGGGCCTCACCGAGACCGAGTTCCGCGACGCCCGCCTCAACGCCGAGGGCTGGAAGCAGGACGCCATCCCCTTGAACGCGATGAGCTCCGAGGCCGTGGCCGCGGCCATGGTGCGCGCCAGCCGCCGCAAGCGCCGGGAGACCGTGCTCACCCTGCCCGGGCGAGTGATGGTGCTCGCCAACCGGTGGATGCCCGGCCTCTTCGACCGCGTGGCGCGCCGCATCGCGAATCCCGCGAAGACGCCATGA
- a CDS encoding PD40 domain-containing protein translates to MTKRGVLGALVGALMVVSTGCSEECVDQFDCTSEKGTPGQGKQWACVDNKCVARDVTTPPEEETDAGTQTDAGTQTDAGTQTDAGTQTDAGTQTDAGTMTLQEGEACTNTTSCMAGLYCDGSGGSKTCQPLHIAVTRKLTGTNTTEAVVVRYKTPGSNPATGTSDVTKLSEGTGQSRSPRWNKDGTAVAFVDASGNTVTLVTRNIPLVAAQKNELTTATAAGTSDFRYMEWAPSASIAWATQTGASVSGISTILGTGGDVQTVTTAGVFPSWSADGSSLAYSSGGVGLLTRAAGATSSTPVTGAGAQSEQPLHNAANNILLYLSVDTSKPAAEQTEQFGTDAVPLSQLYTIAASGGTPELIAATTEVDATNAAGPVRTYIANHTWSPGGTHVAYVRVFYVKTAAGGVICSGTADCGGRQGNAIYVRGIGTDGKPTGGELLLANEATLPSFSPDGRFIAYSSGGRLRVQRINPEATDEASLKVGDAIIHTWTGSTVSTGGGDDDRPRWQPRGP, encoded by the coding sequence ATGACCAAGCGTGGAGTCCTTGGCGCACTCGTGGGTGCGCTGATGGTGGTGTCGACGGGTTGTTCCGAGGAGTGTGTCGATCAGTTCGACTGCACCAGCGAGAAGGGGACCCCGGGCCAGGGGAAGCAGTGGGCCTGCGTCGACAACAAGTGTGTCGCCCGGGACGTCACGACTCCGCCCGAGGAGGAGACGGACGCGGGCACGCAGACGGACGCGGGCACGCAGACGGATGCCGGTACGCAGACGGACGCGGGCACGCAGACGGATGCCGGTACGCAGACGGACGCGGGCACGATGACCCTCCAGGAGGGCGAGGCCTGCACGAACACCACCAGCTGCATGGCGGGCCTGTACTGCGACGGCTCGGGTGGCTCCAAGACGTGCCAGCCGCTCCACATCGCGGTGACGAGAAAGCTGACGGGCACGAACACGACCGAGGCGGTGGTCGTGCGCTACAAGACCCCCGGCAGCAATCCGGCCACCGGGACTTCCGACGTGACGAAGCTCAGCGAGGGCACCGGCCAGAGCCGGTCCCCGCGCTGGAACAAGGACGGCACCGCGGTGGCCTTCGTGGATGCGTCTGGCAACACCGTGACGCTCGTCACCCGGAACATCCCGCTCGTGGCGGCGCAGAAGAACGAGCTGACCACGGCCACCGCCGCCGGCACCTCGGACTTCCGCTACATGGAGTGGGCGCCCTCGGCCTCCATCGCCTGGGCGACGCAGACGGGGGCGAGCGTCTCGGGCATCTCCACCATCCTCGGGACGGGCGGAGACGTGCAGACGGTCACCACCGCCGGCGTGTTCCCCTCGTGGTCGGCGGATGGCAGCAGCCTCGCCTACAGCTCCGGTGGCGTGGGCCTGTTGACCCGGGCGGCCGGTGCCACCTCGAGCACTCCCGTCACTGGCGCGGGCGCGCAGAGCGAGCAGCCGCTGCACAACGCGGCGAACAACATCCTGCTCTACCTGTCCGTGGACACGAGCAAACCGGCGGCGGAGCAGACCGAGCAGTTCGGCACGGACGCGGTGCCGCTCAGCCAGCTCTACACCATCGCCGCCAGCGGCGGGACGCCCGAGCTCATCGCGGCCACCACCGAGGTGGATGCCACGAATGCCGCCGGGCCGGTCAGGACGTACATCGCCAACCACACCTGGTCGCCGGGCGGGACACATGTCGCCTACGTCCGGGTCTTCTACGTCAAGACGGCCGCGGGCGGTGTCATCTGCAGTGGTACCGCTGACTGCGGGGGGCGGCAGGGCAATGCCATCTACGTGCGGGGCATCGGGACAGATGGAAAGCCCACGGGCGGCGAGCTGCTGCTGGCGAACGAGGCGACCCTGCCGTCGTTCTCTCCAGACGGGCGCTTCATCGCCTACTCCTCCGGGGGCAGGCTGCGGGTCCAGCGGATCAACCCCGAGGCCACGGACGAGGCCTCGCTCAAGGTGGGCGACGCCATCATCCATACCTGGACTGGCAGCACCGTCTCGACGGGCGGCGGTGATGACGACCGCCCGCGCTGGCAGCCGCGCGGCCCGTAG
- a CDS encoding RecB family exonuclease, whose amino-acid sequence MARTFSNDFSWSKSRHEKLQECSRAYYFYYYRSWGGWESGAPNEVRELYVLKKLSNRYAWAGSVVHDAIKDALLDWRAGREVEPSKVEARALELMRKDFRYSREKGYRTQKYRKTFSGLVEHEYEEAVPDDAWKQNAETVRSALAWFFASRWPALARGLKPAQWLEVDAGAEFSTFTLDGVKVFAIPDFAYVDADGSPVVVDWKTGKARDGYDEQVLGYALYVSQRYRLPLEKVRASLVYLNDGVEHEVQVDRDAVEGFKARFAQSVARMRELLVNPATNTPKDESAFPQTEDLSSCTRCAFRRPCGREAAAAKVA is encoded by the coding sequence ATGGCACGTACCTTCAGCAACGACTTCTCCTGGTCCAAGAGCCGCCACGAGAAGCTCCAGGAGTGCTCCCGGGCGTATTACTTCTATTACTACCGCTCCTGGGGCGGTTGGGAGTCGGGCGCGCCGAACGAGGTGCGCGAGCTGTACGTGCTGAAGAAGCTGAGCAACCGCTACGCATGGGCGGGCAGCGTGGTGCACGACGCCATCAAGGACGCGCTGCTGGACTGGCGCGCGGGGCGCGAGGTGGAGCCGTCCAAGGTGGAGGCGCGGGCGCTGGAGCTGATGCGCAAGGACTTCCGCTATTCGCGCGAGAAGGGGTACCGGACGCAGAAGTACCGCAAGACGTTCTCGGGCCTGGTGGAGCACGAGTACGAGGAGGCGGTGCCGGACGACGCGTGGAAGCAGAACGCGGAGACGGTGCGCTCGGCGCTGGCGTGGTTCTTCGCCTCGCGCTGGCCGGCGCTGGCCCGGGGGCTCAAGCCGGCGCAGTGGCTGGAGGTGGACGCGGGCGCCGAGTTCTCCACCTTCACGCTGGACGGAGTGAAGGTGTTCGCCATTCCGGACTTCGCCTACGTGGACGCGGACGGCTCGCCGGTGGTGGTGGACTGGAAGACGGGCAAGGCGCGGGACGGGTACGACGAGCAAGTGCTGGGTTACGCGCTGTACGTGTCCCAGCGCTACCGGCTGCCGCTGGAGAAGGTGCGCGCGTCGCTGGTGTACCTGAATGACGGGGTGGAGCACGAGGTGCAGGTGGACCGCGACGCGGTGGAGGGCTTCAAGGCCCGCTTCGCGCAGAGCGTGGCGCGCATGCGCGAGCTGCTGGTGAACCCCGCCACCAACACGCCGAAGGACGAGTCGGCCTTCCCCCAGACGGAGGACCTGTCCTCGTGCACCCGCTGCGCCTTCCGCCGCCCCTGTGGCCGCGAGGCGGCGGCGGCGAAGGTGGCCTGA
- a CDS encoding TatD family hydrolase, with product MIDTHCHLDATRFDPDRHEVLDRAWAAGLHGILVPGVGPENWEPLLAMSRAEPRLQVGLGIHPQLLPDLPPEQDEEHLERLDALLARGGAIAVGECGLDGPSAAGAPMERQVAVLKRHLELARKHGLPVLMHCFRAHPALIELFKQEPLPEAGVLMHSYGGGADLARFYIQKGCYFSFAGPVTWAEARKPLDALRVIPPDRLMAETDAPDQAPTPHRGQRSEPGYLPRVIEGMARVLGEPVEALAQRTTENARRLFREAFPPPSL from the coding sequence ATGATTGACACCCATTGCCACCTCGACGCGACTCGCTTCGATCCGGACCGCCACGAAGTGCTCGACCGGGCCTGGGCCGCCGGGCTGCACGGCATCCTCGTGCCCGGCGTGGGCCCGGAGAACTGGGAGCCCCTGCTCGCCATGTCCCGCGCCGAGCCGCGCCTCCAGGTGGGGCTCGGCATCCACCCCCAGCTGCTCCCGGACCTCCCTCCCGAGCAGGATGAGGAGCACCTCGAGCGGCTGGACGCGCTGCTCGCCCGGGGCGGCGCCATCGCCGTGGGCGAGTGTGGATTGGACGGGCCCTCGGCCGCGGGCGCGCCCATGGAGCGGCAGGTGGCGGTGCTGAAGCGGCACCTGGAGCTGGCGCGCAAGCACGGCCTGCCCGTGCTGATGCACTGCTTCCGCGCGCACCCCGCCCTCATCGAGCTCTTCAAGCAGGAGCCCCTGCCCGAGGCCGGCGTGCTGATGCACAGCTACGGCGGGGGCGCGGATCTGGCGCGCTTCTACATCCAGAAAGGCTGCTACTTCTCCTTCGCGGGCCCCGTCACCTGGGCCGAGGCACGCAAGCCGCTGGACGCCCTGCGGGTCATCCCCCCCGACCGGCTCATGGCGGAGACGGACGCCCCGGATCAGGCCCCCACCCCCCACCGGGGACAGCGCTCGGAGCCGGGCTACCTGCCGCGCGTCATCGAGGGGATGGCCCGGGTGCTGGGGGAGCCGGTGGAGGCGCTCGCCCAGCGGACGACCGAGAATGCCCGCCGCCTGTTCCGGGAAGCCTTTCCCCCTCCTTCGCTGTAG
- a CDS encoding pentapeptide repeat-containing protein: MDPRAHRLHLLLLLLSGPGLSACRGESEQERQQKALQKSVQQLLTTRECAGCDLTGAQLEGADLQGARLAGARLENAKLSRARLGNADLSGASLGGADARGADLRGARVDGASFGAARLQGATLEGVDLRKVTELPSANFEGANLRAVNLEGSSLTGTGGTYRRSEPSHAYSLSAGGGWLARADFTGAKLRFTVLARCNLEGAIFRDADLRDADLTHANLKNVELQGARLSDAIWEDGRTCAAGSQGSCRPRSR, from the coding sequence ATGGACCCTCGTGCCCACCGGCTGCACCTGCTTCTCCTGCTGCTGTCCGGGCCGGGCCTGTCCGCGTGTCGCGGTGAGTCCGAGCAGGAGCGCCAGCAGAAGGCGCTCCAGAAGTCCGTCCAGCAACTGCTGACGACGCGGGAGTGCGCGGGCTGCGATCTCACGGGCGCCCAGCTCGAGGGGGCGGACCTGCAGGGAGCACGGCTGGCGGGTGCCAGGCTGGAGAACGCGAAGCTCTCCCGGGCCCGCCTGGGCAACGCCGACCTGAGCGGCGCTTCCCTGGGGGGCGCCGATGCACGGGGGGCCGACCTGCGCGGCGCGCGGGTGGACGGCGCTTCCTTCGGGGCCGCGCGGCTCCAGGGCGCCACCCTGGAGGGCGTCGATCTGCGCAAGGTGACGGAGCTGCCCTCGGCCAACTTCGAGGGGGCCAACCTCCGCGCCGTCAATCTGGAGGGATCAAGCCTCACGGGGACGGGCGGAACCTACCGTCGCAGCGAGCCCTCACACGCCTACTCCCTGTCGGCCGGAGGTGGGTGGCTCGCGCGCGCGGACTTCACCGGGGCGAAGCTCCGCTTCACCGTCCTGGCCCGGTGCAACCTCGAGGGGGCCATCTTCCGGGACGCCGATCTGCGCGACGCCGACCTGACGCACGCCAACCTGAAGAACGTGGAGCTCCAGGGGGCCCGGTTGTCGGACGCCATCTGGGAGGATGGGCGCACGTGCGCCGCCGGCTCCCAGGGCAGTTGCCGCCCCCGGTCCCGGTGA